A single window of Vigna radiata var. radiata cultivar VC1973A chromosome 4, Vradiata_ver6, whole genome shotgun sequence DNA harbors:
- the LOC106758494 gene encoding putative disease resistance RPP13-like protein 3 gives MADSVVGFLVQRLSQLLESEIKLLSGVEEKIKSLRNELKFMDIFIKSSEGKYKDAVVKEVVTQIRDVAHKAEDVVDTYILNIAKHKRRNKLCRLFHLKEKLVVPHEVDAEIEKIRSRIDEIYKNQERYGIKEGEFQSEEAVAIEWRRKRRMDVEEEDVVGLVNESDTVIQQLQKDDVRLNVASIVGMGGLGKTTLARKIYNKDVVKNIFPCRAWGNVSNDYRPKEVFQSLLSCLNLSGFENLSEENLKKEVAKGLKGKKYLIVLDDIWETRVWDDIKGAFPDDNTGSRVLITSREMHVARHAGTTSPYELPFLTEDKSWELFFKKVFRGEKCPSELEPLGRSIVKETCGGLPLAIVILGGLFAKKEKSQREWSRMKKMSWNSTADKNEVMDILRLSYDNLPPTLKPCFLYFGIYPEDHKISAREVIQLWGAEGFVQPQENAEPEEVGDFYLDELVDRSLVQVTERRTDGGVKICQVHDVLRDFCISESKFCKFMDVYRESNIDTLSDTNPRRLSLLCQPQSSISVMTFDKSMSSTRSVFVFTEASKSVDDLVKRFMLARVIHGFQPSLFPDNLKRMIHLRYLKILFVDSLPACVGNLWNLETLDVSYKKRVSSKIWKLKRLRRLCLRGRGKLPVLPKGTRMENLQSLWLYGWSSEIKSLVDNGIFPRLVKLALSPMTLLRIDEDEEVDFLSGVQCLNHLGSLKIDEIGNLPSDNNVFPSKITKITFKQILSWSFMKTLGQLPNLQILKLEYESGILRNLDIGKGEFCQLQVFHIKFLSIKSWRLEESAMPRLRHLRIINCYYLFQLPQQLWSLRTLQLVHIVRPSQELTSNLQIVEFKNNCKLVLEDMW, from the coding sequence ATGGCAGACAGTGTTGTTGGCTTCCTGGTGCAGAGGTTGTCACAACTACTTGAAAGCGAAATAAAGCTCCTTTCTGGTGtggaagagaaaataaagtCCTTGCGTAATGAATTGAAGTTCATGGATATCTTCATCAAGAGCTCAGAGGGGAAGTACAAAGATGCAGTGGTGAAAGAAGTGGTGACGCAAATAAGAGATGTCGCCCACAAAGCAGAAGATGTGGTGGACACTTACATTCTCAACATCGCCAAACACAAACGTAGAAACAAATTGTGTCGATTATTCCACCTCAAAGAAAAACTCGTTGTGCCCCATGAAGTTGATGCTGAGATAGAGAAGATCAGGAGTCGTATCGATGAGATTTATAAAAACCAGGAGAGGTATGGCATCAAAGAAGGTGAATTCCAAAGCGAAGAAGCAGTTGCAATAGAATGGCGACGCAAAAGGAGGATGGatgtggaggaagaagatgTTGTGGGCTTAGTGAATGAGAGCGACACTGTCATTCAACAACTCCAGAAAGACGACGTGCGTCTTAATGTTGCTTCTATAGTCGGAATGGGAGGATTGGGTAAAACCACTCTTGCCCGTAAGATTTATAACAAGGACGTTGTGAAGAACATATTTCCTTGTCGTGCATGGGGTAATGTGTCTAACGATTACAGGCCCAAGGAGGTTTTTCAAAGTCTCCTGAGTTGCTTAAATCTTTCTGGATTTGAAAATTTAAGCGAGGAGAATCTGAAGAAAGAGGTAGCCAAAGGGTTGAAGGGGAAGAAATATTTGATAGTGCTTGATGACATATGGGAAACACGGGTATGGGATGACATAAAaggagcctttccagatgacaATACAGGTAGCAGAGTATTGATCACAAGTCGTGAAATGCATGTTGCACGCCATGCAGGAACCACTTCTCCGTACGAACTTCCTTTCCTCACCGAAGATAAAAGTTGGGAACTATTTTTTAAGAAGGTGTTTCGAGGTGAAAAATGCCCCTCCGAGTTAGAGCCTTTGGGTAGATCCATTGTCAAAGAAACTTGTGGGGGTTTACCACTTGCCATTGTGATCTTAGGTGGACTCTTTGCAAAGAAGGAGAAATCACAAAGAGAGTGGTCgagaatgaagaaaatgagTTGGAATTCTACTGCAGACAAGAATGAAGTGATGGATATATTAAGGCTCAGTTACGACAACTTGCCTCCAACATTAAAGCcctgttttctttattttggaATCTATCCTGAAGACCACAAGATTAGTGCAAGAGAAGTGATCCAATTGTGGGGAGCAGAAGGGTTCGTACAACCACAAGAAAACGCAGAACCCGAAGAAGTAGGTGACTTTTACTTGGACGAGCTGGTGGATCGAAGCTTAGTGCAAGTGACTGAGAGGAGAACTGATGGaggtgttaagatatgtcagGTTCATGATGTTCTTCGTGATTTCTGCATATCAGAGAGCAAATTTTGCAAGTTTATGGATGTTTACAGAGAGTCCAATATTGACACCTTGAGTGATACCAATCCCCGTAGATTGTCCTTGCTATGCCAACCGCAATCTAGTATTTCTGTTATGACTTTTGACAAATCAATGTCAAGCACTCGTTCTGTGTTCGTTTTTACTGAGGCAAGTAAGTCTGTGGATGATTTGGTGAAAAGGTTCATGTTAGCTAGGGTTATTCATGGTTTTCAACCATCATTATTTCCCGACAATTTGAAGAGGATGATCCATTTAAGatacttgaaaatattatttgttgacAGTCTTCCAGCTTGTGTTGGCAACCTATGGAATTTAGAAACACTAGATGTAAGTTACAAAAAGAGAGTTTCCAGTAAAATTTGGAAGCTGAAACGATTGAGACGTCTTTGCTTGAGAGGGAGAGGGAAGTTACCAGTCTTGCCTAAAGGAACTAGAATGGAGAATCTACAAAGCCTTTGGTTGTACGGTTGGAGTTCAGAAATTAAGTCCCTGGTCGACAATGGCATATTTCCTAGGTTGGTAAAATTAGCTTTGTCACCTATGACTTTATTAAGAATTGATGAGGATGAGGAAGTAGATTTTCTATCAGGTGTACAATGCCTAAATCATCTTGGTAGTCtaaaaatagatgaaattggAAATCTTCCATCAGACAATAATGTGTTTCCATCAAAGATTACCAAGATAAcctttaaacaaatattaagttGGTCTTTCATGAAGACCCTAGGTCAACTTCCTAACcttcaaattttgaaactagAATATGAAAGTGGTATACTGCGGAATCTTGATATTGGCAAGGGAGAGTTCTGTCAACTTCAAGTGTTTCATATAAAGTTCTTAAGTATAAAGTCATGGAGATTAGAGGAAAGTGCAATGCCCCGTCTTCGACATCTGCgtattataaattgttattatttgtttcaaCTTCCCCAGCAACTTTGGTCATTGAGAACCTTGCAACTTGTGCATATTGTGAGACCCTCCCAAGAATTGACTAGCAACCTCCAAATTGTGGAGTTCAAGAACAATTGTAAACTCGTATTGGAAGATATGTGGTAA
- the LOC106759011 gene encoding CRIB domain-containing protein RIC4 isoform X2: MRKRMERIVVPCSFSCASHSSVELGVPKGSKEDSKATIVSRHDTSIVRANIKRGKPSWFLPLPKPNVAAGIHRIIKTIKNFPQLFFYRENEEEKEAEMEIGFPTDVKHVTHIGIDGSTITNNVRGWDNLKAPELLSLSPISFKQFELAMATQAQCSLIDDANSSKNCC; this comes from the exons ATGAGAAAACGTATGGAAAGAATTGTTGTTCCTTGCTCTTTCAGCTGTGCTTCCCATTCAAGTGTGGAGTTGGGTGTACCCAAAGGATCAAAAGAAGATTCAAAAGCCACTATTGTTTCAA GACATGATACGTCAATAGTCAGAGCCAATATCAAGAGAGGCAAGCCTTCTTGGTTTCTGCCTCTTCCAAAGCCTAATGTAGCTGCTGGCATACACAGAATAATCAAGACCATCAAGAATTTTCCTCAATTATTTT TTTATAGAGAGAATGAGGAGGAAAAGGAAGCTGAGATGGAAATTGGGTTTCCAACAGATGTGAAGCATGTGACACATATTGGAATTGATGGGTCAACCATTACAAATAATGTAAGGGGTTGGGACAATCTGAAGGCACCTGAATTGTTGTCTCTGTCTCCAATTTCATTCAAGCAATTTGAATTGGCCATGGCTACTCAAGCTCAATGTTCTCTCATTGATGATGCTAATTCCTCAAAAAACTGCTGTTAA
- the LOC106759011 gene encoding CRIB domain-containing protein RIC4 isoform X1, with product MRKRMERIVVPCSFSCASHSSVELGVPKGSKEDSKATIVSKGHDTSIVRANIKRGKPSWFLPLPKPNVAAGIHRIIKTIKNFPQLFFYRENEEEKEAEMEIGFPTDVKHVTHIGIDGSTITNNVRGWDNLKAPELLSLSPISFKQFELAMATQAQCSLIDDANSSKNCC from the exons ATGAGAAAACGTATGGAAAGAATTGTTGTTCCTTGCTCTTTCAGCTGTGCTTCCCATTCAAGTGTGGAGTTGGGTGTACCCAAAGGATCAAAAGAAGATTCAAAAGCCACTATTGTTTCAA AAGGACATGATACGTCAATAGTCAGAGCCAATATCAAGAGAGGCAAGCCTTCTTGGTTTCTGCCTCTTCCAAAGCCTAATGTAGCTGCTGGCATACACAGAATAATCAAGACCATCAAGAATTTTCCTCAATTATTTT TTTATAGAGAGAATGAGGAGGAAAAGGAAGCTGAGATGGAAATTGGGTTTCCAACAGATGTGAAGCATGTGACACATATTGGAATTGATGGGTCAACCATTACAAATAATGTAAGGGGTTGGGACAATCTGAAGGCACCTGAATTGTTGTCTCTGTCTCCAATTTCATTCAAGCAATTTGAATTGGCCATGGCTACTCAAGCTCAATGTTCTCTCATTGATGATGCTAATTCCTCAAAAAACTGCTGTTAA
- the LOC106759320 gene encoding probable protein phosphatase 2C 33: protein MTQAVEVLNRYGTDMVGEPRGSDSECLAGFECFLNIVRALGMGSCISEVGAGGSSPPLLSDSNTDGKRRRLRGSSSFDFRVPGRMFSNGSSEVASMFCKQGRKGINQDAMLVWENFCSKEDTIFCGVFDGHGPYGHKVAKKVRDSFPLKLNAQWDLHHKNKDGVSDHSSANGSYKSEGNGFRLVDEKTYPTYHELDETDITLTLKESYLKACKLMDKELKMHADIDCFCSGTTAVTLVKQGLDLVIGNIGDSRAILGTRDHDDSLIAVQLTVDLKPNLPREEERIRLRRGRVFSLHNEPEVARVWLPNSDFPGLAMARAFGDFCLKDFGLISVPDISYHHLTEKDEFVVLATDGIWDVLSNEEVVDIVASAPRSTAARALVESAVQAWRTKYPFCKVDDCAAVCLFFDPDTDFKSNDTKGKLVSEASVDQSEDLS from the exons ATGACTCAG GCAGTGGAGGTTCTGAATAGGTATGGGACGGATATGGTGGGGGAGCCCAGAGGTTCTGATTCGGAGTGTTTGGCGGGCTTCGAGTGTTTTCTGAACATTGTGAGGGCACTGGGAATGGGATCGTGCATCTCGGAGGTTGGGGCTGGTGGTAGCTCCCCTCCTCTTCTTTCTGATTCCAATACGGATGggaagaggaggaggttgaGGGGTTCCTCGTCCTTTGATTTCAGAGTGCCTGGGAGGATGTTCTCGAATGGGTCAAGCGAGGTTGCATCCATGTTTTGTAAGCAAGGAAGAAAAGGGATCAACCAAGATGCTATGCTTGTTTGGGAG AACTTTTGCTCCAAGGAAGACACCATTTTTTGTGGTGTTTTTGATGGTCACGGACCTTATGGCCACAAAGTTGCGAAGAAAGTTAGGGATTCTTTTCCTCTAAAGCTTAATGCCCAATGGGATTTGCATCATAAGAATAAAGATGGAGTCAGTGATCATAGCAGTGCCAACGGAAGTTATAAATCTGAAGGAAATGGATTTAGACTGGTGGATGAGAAAACTTACCCCACTTATCATGAACTTGATGAAACAGATATTACTTTGACATTGAAAGAGTCTTATCTGAAAGCTTGTAAGCTCATGGACAAAGAACTGAAAATGCATGCTGATATTGACTGCTTTTGTAGTGGGACTACAGCAGTTACCTTGGTCAAACAA GGGCTGGACCTTGTTATTGGAAATATTGGGGACTCGAGAGCTATACTGGGTACCAGAGATCACGATGATTCTCTTATTGCTGTTCAGTTGACTGTTGACCTTAAGCCAAACCTTCCAA GGGAAGAAGAGAGAATTAGGCTTCGTAGAGGAAGGGTTTTTTCCCTTCACAATGAACCTGAGGTGGCTCGAGTTTGGCTGCCTAACTCTGATTTCCCTGGTCTTGCTATGGCTCGTGCATTTGGAGACTTTTGCCTGAAAGACTTTGGATTGATTTCTGTTCCAGATATCTCATATCACCACCTTACCGAGAAGGATGAGTTTGTTGTGCTAGCGACAGATGGG ATTTGGGATGTTTTATCAAACGAAGAAGTCGTGGACATTGTAGCATCTGCTCCACGGTCTACTGCTGCTAGAGCACTGGTTGAGTCAGCTGTTCAGGCATGGAGGACAAAATATCCTTTTTGCAAGGTTGATGATTGTGCCGCGGTTTGCCTCTTCTTTGATCCAGATACAGATTTCAAGTCAAATGATACCAAAGGCAAGTTGGTATCGGAGGCATCTGTTGACCAATCCGAGGATTTATCTTGA
- the LOC106759367 gene encoding chitinase-like protein 1 → MERAKRNAVAAIALVVLAVVAARVEAQQDSNVKTLVKYKHGKKYCDKGWECKGWSIYCCNLTITDYFQTYQFENLFSKRNSPVAHAVGFWDYHSFIAAASLFEPQGFGTTGNKTMQMMEIAAFLGHVGSKTSCGYGVATGGPLAWGLCYNHEMSPMQSYCDEYFKLTYPCTPGAEYYGRGAIPIFWNYNYGAVGEALKVDLLSHPEYIEQNATLAFQAAIWRWMTPVKKYQPSAHDAFVGNWKPTKNDTMENRVPGFGTTMNILYGDGVCGQGDVDSMNNIVSHYMYYLDLLGVGREQAGPHEYLTCAEQVPFNPSSKAASST, encoded by the exons atggAGAGGGCGAAGCGAAACGCTGTTGCGGCAATCGCGTTGGTGGTGCTCGCGGTGGTGGCGGCGCGTGTGGAGGCGCAGCAGGACTCAAACGTGAAGACGCTGGTGAAGTACAAGCACGGGAAGAAGTACTGCGACAAAGGGTGGGAATGCAAGGGGTGGTCAATTTACTGTTGTAATCTCACTATAACGGACTATTTCCAGACCTACCAGTTCGAGAATCTGTTCTCCAAGAGGAACTCTCCGGTGGCGCACGCTGTCGGATTCTGGGACTACCACTCCTTCATCGCTGCCGCCTCTCTCTTCGAGCCGCAAGGTTTCGGCACCACCGGCAACAAGACCATGCAGATGATGGAGATTGCCGCGTTCCTCGGACATGTCGGCAGCAAGACCTCTT GTGGTTATGGAGTGGCTACTGGAGGACCTTTGGCTTGGGGTCTTTGTTACAATCATGAAATGAGTCCTATGCAGTCATACTGTGATGAGTATTTCAAACTCACATACCCCTGTACTCCCGGTGCTGAGTACTACGGACGTGGAGCTATTCCCATTTTCTG GAACTACAACTACGGTGCTGTTGGAGAAGCTTTGAAGGTGGATCTTCTAAGCCATCCAGAATACATAGAGCAGAATGCAACACTTGCTTTCCAGGCTGCAATATGGAGATGGATGACACCAGTAAAGAAGTATCAGCCCTCTGCTCATGATGCCTTCGTTGGCAACTGGAAGCCTACCAAGAATGACACTATGGAGAATCGCGTTCCTGGTTTTGGCACTACAATGAACATTCTATATGGGGATGGTGTTTGTGGTCAAGGTGATGTGGACTCCATGAACAATATCGTTTCCCATTACATGTACTATCTTGATCTTCTTGGAGTTGGTAGAGAACAGGCTGGACCCCATGAATACCTTACATGCGCTGAGCAGGTTCCTTTCAATCCATCTTCCAAAGCTGCCTCATCAACTTAG